CTATCCTAACCCCTCCACGCAATATTTAACGGTTACTACGCTGTCTGAGACGGAATCCCCGGATCAGTTCGCAGCGAAGGTCGCCGGCCCGGAAGAAGAGAACCCACATGCCTACCAGGTAGACGTGTATAATGACCGCAGCAAGAAGGTACAATCGGCCAGCACAAAGAAAGGCTCCCTTACGGTGGATACCTCCACGCTCCCGGCGGGCTTATATCATGTGCAGATACGCCGCGGCGGCCAGATCATCAACCGCAATCTAAGCGTGCAGCATTAACGCTTCCCGCTCACGCAAAAAAACCCCAGCCCACGTACTACCGCGTGAGCTGGGGTTTTTGTTTTATCCCTTGCGGGTAGAAGGTAAGGGTCAGGAAGCAGAATCTCATTGCACGGGCTGTAGCTCAGCGGGCAGCTGCTTAATCTCGGCCACCAGTTCCTGCATGAGCAGCTCAACGGGTTCCTTCATTAAGTCAGCCAGTCGGAATACGTCCCCCAGGCTTAGCACGCCAGGATCTACTTTAGCATTGTTTACAGTGCGCGAGGACATGCGCAGTTGTTTTTGCAGAACCCGCGACGTAAACTTTTTATTGTCCAGCATTTGCGCGAAGGTTCTGCCAACGGCCGTCGCATTTTTGCCGTTCTTAGCAGCTGTTGACTGCGCAGCAGGTTTCTTGGAATTGGTCGAGTTAGGTGCCATACATTAAATCGCTTAAG
Above is a window of Hymenobacter sp. J193 DNA encoding:
- a CDS encoding helix-turn-helix domain-containing protein, producing the protein MAPNSTNSKKPAAQSTAAKNGKNATAVGRTFAQMLDNKKFTSRVLQKQLRMSSRTVNNAKVDPGVLSLGDVFRLADLMKEPVELLMQELVAEIKQLPAELQPVQ